The region GGAACTTGTCGCCCGTTCGCTTTGCGAGACTTTAAACGGCGTCTTCCATTCGCGCATCGAATACCCAGAAGTACGAAAGGAAAAGGTGAAGCATGCATGACCATTCACATTGATTTTCTAGATGAAACGAACGAGGTGACCGCTGAGCAAATCGAGACGATCGAGCGGCTGCTCGCCGAGGCGGCGGCCCTTGAAAACGTGCCGGACGGGGCGGAGGTGAGCGTCACATTTGTGGACAACGAACGCATCCGCGCGATGAATCGCGACTATCGCGGCAAAGATGCGCCGACCGATGTGCTTTCGTTTGCTCTTGAGGAGGAAGGGGAAGAAGAGGTTCACATCGTCGGCGCTGATATGCCGCCGGTGCTCGGCGATATCGTCATTTCGATTCCGAAGGCGAAAGAGCAGGCGGCGGCCTATGGACATTCGTTTATGCGCGAGCTCGGGTTTTTGGCTGTGCACGGTTTCTTGCACCTGCTTGGTTACGATCATGGGACAGAAGAGGAAGAGCGCGTCATGTTCGCCAAGCAGGAAGATATCTTGGTGAGGTTCGGGCTGACAAGATAATGCGCGGCAAACGAGAGCGAGACCGGTTTGCTTGGGCATGGGCGGGAATGAAGGCGGCGGTGAAAGAGGAAGCTCATTTGCGCTTCCACTTGTCGGCCGCTGTTGTCGCC is a window of Geobacillus kaustophilus DNA encoding:
- the ybeY gene encoding rRNA maturation RNase YbeY, with the protein product MTIHIDFLDETNEVTAEQIETIERLLAEAAALENVPDGAEVSVTFVDNERIRAMNRDYRGKDAPTDVLSFALEEEGEEEVHIVGADMPPVLGDIVISIPKAKEQAAAYGHSFMRELGFLAVHGFLHLLGYDHGTEEEERVMFAKQEDILVRFGLTR